The genomic stretch TTCGCGAGGGCGTGGAGAGCATCATCAACCCCGACGACCTGCTGGCGCTCGAGGCCGCAATTCAGCTGAGGGAGGCCCGCGGGGGAAAGGTCACCGCAGTCTCTAT from Thermoplasmata archaeon encodes the following:
- a CDS encoding electron transfer flavoprotein subunit beta, giving the protein MEIVVLIKQVPNTAEVKIDPKTGTLIREGVESIINPDDLLALEAAIQLREARGGKVTAVS